In the Agelaius phoeniceus isolate bAgePho1 chromosome 11, bAgePho1.hap1, whole genome shotgun sequence genome, one interval contains:
- the LHFPL4 gene encoding LHFPL tetraspan subfamily member 4 protein, translated as MLPSQEASKLYHDNYVRNSRAIGVLWAIFTICFAIINVVVFIQPYWVGDSVNTPKPGYFGLFHYCVGSGLAGRELSCRGSFTDFSTIPSGAFQAAAFFVLLSMVLTLGCITCFALFFFCNTATVYKICAWMQLLAALCLVLGCMIFPDGWDAETIRDMCGEKTGKYSLGDCSVRWAYILAIIGILNALILSFLAFVLGNRQNDLLHEELKTESKDFVGTARI; from the exons ATGCTGCCCTCGCAGGAAGCCTCCAAGCTGTACCATGACAACTACGTGCGGAACTCGCGCGCCATCGGCGTGCTCTGGGCCATCTTCACCATCTGCTTCGCCATCATCAACGTGGTGGTCTTCATCCAGCCCTACTGGGTGGGCGACAGCGTTAACACGCCCAAGCCCGGGTACTTCGGGCTGTTCCACTACTGCGTGGGCAGCGGGCTGGCGGGCCGGGAGCTGTCGTGCCGTGGCTCCTTCACCGACTTCAGCACCATCCCCTCGGGCGCCTTCCAGGCGGCCGCGTTCTTCGTGCTGCTCTCCATGGTGCTGACGCTGGGCTGCATCACCTGCTTCGCCCTGTTCTTCTTCTGCAACACCGCCACCGTCTACAAGATCTGCGCCTggatgcagctgctggcag CGCTCTGCCTGGTGCTGGGCTGCATGATCTTTCCCGATGGCTGGGATGCAGAGACCATACGGGACATGTGTGGGGAGAAGACAGGGAAGTACTCCCTGGGCGACTGCTCTGTACGCTGGGCTTATATCCTGGCCATCATCGGCATCCTCAACGCCCTTATCCTCTCCTTCCTGGCCTTTGTTCTCGGCAACCGGCAGAACGACCTGCTGCACGAGGAGCTCAAGACAGAGAGCAAAG ATTTTGTTGGCACTGCG AGGATATAA